A region of the Callithrix jacchus isolate 240 chromosome 10, calJac240_pri, whole genome shotgun sequence genome:
TCCTTTTTGAATAAGGTATTGCCTTTTAGAAATCAGGAATTTGGAGCTTCAGAAGGTGCTTTGCCAATTTTTCCAGGGATACACAGCTTGTTGGTAGTAGTTTAGATGCCAGACCAGAATGAACACTCTCCAAAGCTTGTGCTTTAAACCACTCTGTCATTTGACTTCCAAATCACCTTTCTCAAAAGAACTGTCGGAAACCTTTTCATTAATGAATCATAAAGATGTCTATAAGTGGCAATTTAAACTTGCTGCAatgaattaggattttttttgccCCCAGGCATTTAAAATTCACTGTGAGGGATAACACTCCTCTTCTTTCCCAGCGAGTTGTCAGATCTTCATTTTTACCTAAGAACAACAGTAGCCATTTTTGAGATCGTGAATGTTTTTTTCCATCCTATTCAAGGGTGTGTATTTCTCCTCTGCTACTCCAAATATCTTTCACTTAAACTTTGTGCTCTCCCTAGGTAATTTCTGAGGAAACGCTCCTTTTTCAAACGGAGCTGTACTTTATCCCAAGGAATATACATCATGACCCTGAGGAAATCTCTTTGGAGTGTTCTGCCTCTAGGTAGGTAAAGCAGATCTGATTCCTTTGGAATGTTTTAGCTTTACCTTTGTTTATTACAAGCTTCTCTGGAGGCAtggattttagaaaatataacatGATTCACCTATAACTATAATTATAAACCCTAAATTAgcatttacataaatattttaatgaatactttaaaatgttttaatattttgaatgcaATGGTTACTTTAGCATAAAAATACGTAGATATATAATGGTCCTAACAGACAATCTAGTATAACTAGGTTATTTTATAATAACtcaactacaaaacagagtcatTAAATACTCCATTACTTTTAGTAAGTGATAAAATTGAGCATTGATATTATCGTTCAATGTTTTGtcctttatagtatttttttctgatacattttATTGTTCAGTTTCATCTTGTAAGAGTAAGTggctaaaaatgtaagaaaatcaaTCAGTCCATTTAATACTAACTCATGGTGAATACATGAAAGAAGGGCTTATTTATGAGCCTAATAATTAAATGTACTTTGCTTGCAATTTTGTGGAACTGTGATATTGAATCCCAGGAGCCCCACATGAACTTTGGGACTAAGGGGAAAGGTATCCTGACATACTTTTACCATGCCattgaaatatttatgtaaaGTTTTATAAATCTGAGTGGCAAATCTTGGAAACTACCTCAAAACCACAGGAAAAATTTTTTCCTTGTTTAATACATGGAAATAGTTGACATCAAAATAAGAGTTTAGAGCTTTAAGCCAATATGTGATGTCTTTTAATGAGGTTATAGTACTTTTTTTTCAGGGGGAGGcggaattgtttttctttaaattttggtaaaatatacataatatgaaataccattttaagtgtacagttcagtgacattaaTTCTATTCACATTGTTAATACTGTGAACCTTCCCTTTAACATATTTCATAATTCTGATGGGTTTAGTGATATTCTATTTAAACCTTAAATAGAAACTACCCTttgattctctttctctgtctctttctgtgtaTAGCTCTCTGTCTctgagtctctctgtctctcagtctgtgtctctgtctcttgatctgtctctgtctctctgttttgtctctgtctctctgtctctgtctgtctccacctctctctgtctgtctctctctctctgtctctgtctgtctctgtctttgtgTATCTCTTTGGCTCTATCTTTCACATCATACATATGTTTTCGATTTTATAAACTACCGAATGCTTGGAGCAACACAGAGTTCTGACCTAATGCCCCAGAACTACTGCCTCTCTCATTATCACTATAACAGAGTTATAGTGATAAATAGATATTCCTATTTTAATGATAActagtggccgggcgcggtggctcaagcctgtaatcccagcactctgggaggccgaggtgggtggatcacaaggtcaagagaacgagaccatcctggtcaatatggtgaaaccccgtctctactaaaagatacaaaaaattagctgggcatggtggcgcatgcctgtaatcccagctactcgggaggctgaggcaggagaataacctgaacccaggaggcggaggttgcggtgagccgagatcgtgccattgcactccagcctgggtaacaagagcgaaactctgtctcaaaaaaaaaaaaaaaaaaaaaatagtaactagtATGTTGCTTGAAGCCTACTTTCCTTGAAAATATGAAgatttggggccgggcgcggtggctcacgcctgtaatcccagcactttgggaggccgagacgggtggatcacaaggtcaagagatcgagaccatccaggtcaacatggtgaaaccccgtctctactaaaaatacaaaaaattagctgggcatggtggcgcgtgcctgtaatcccagctactcgggaggctgaggcaggagaattgcctgagcccaggaggcggagattgcggtgagccgagattgcgccattgcactccagcctgggtaacaagagcgaaactccgactcaaaaaaaaaaaaaaaaaatgaagatttgacCAACAAAAGTGTCTGTTTAGGCCTTGGGTACACGAATTTTACTgttgtattctcatttttattctgtctctgtctctgcctttctccctctctctcatatTCACTCACTCACATTGACATATAGAATTTTGCCGCCACCACAGTGGGTCAGTTAAGCTTTGGGTGCTTTTACTTACTGGTCTTAGGATCCGTTTGGCTGAGTTTGTTTTGCTGGGCACATTGGTACTCTTCTAATGCAAGCATCACAACTTATCTAAGACCATTAATCTTCCTACTCAGTGTTTGATGCAGAAATCATGGGGAGACTAGCTGTAATTAGTTTTTCTATAAGCCTATCTGCTCAAATCTCATGCCAAGAGTCCACGAGGATCTAGAAGGTGTAGTATGCCGGCTCTACACCGTACTCCTGAATGACTGTCCTGAAAATGATCGCGCTATCAAACAGTGGTAAAACCGACTTGATCCCAAGTGTGCCAACACTgtctgctttctctctcccttttctttagGAAATCAGTGTGGCTTACCCCAGTTTCTACTGAGAATGACCTAAAATTGGATCCTAGTCCTTTTACTGCTGACTTTCAGGCAACACCAGAAGAGTTAGGATTATTATCTTCTATCAAATTGCTCTCAGCTAAAGGAGAAATGGAAACTTGAAGGTGGCGTTATATATTTGGGAggaaaacagttttgttttttcatagcAAAAATACAGTTGCTATATCTCTCTCCTGAAGTCTCTGGTTTCTAAAAACCCTACTTCAGTAAAGGTCCTGATTAGTTAAGTGAAtgtgtatttctaaatatttgtattCAATAGGGGTATGGCTTATTAATTTAATGTTAACTATTAGGTAATtcatattatacatttatttaagtttttttctgttctctatagAAGATTCAGCAATACGTCTTCAATGATAATGACTTGATTTGATTGATATAAACCCCCAATAAATATGTTCTAATATTTTTCAGGAAGAATAAAGAACAGAGACAGACATAAAAATGTGCAAGACGAAAAACTTTGAGCCTAGTGTATAATTTGACGTATTAACTATCACAAAAGGCAAAATCCTTTTATGTGCAGATACCTTAATTCACGTAGACTTTCCTATTAATCAGTAAAGTTGAATCCTAACCATAATGGAATGTGACAACCTATTTAGATTATTCCAGAGGTGAATTCAGTTTATTTTCTAACCACTACGTTAGCTGAAATTTCATGTTAggttttcctttctcctcagtATGGTCCTTTCACACTCAAAAATGATTGATTGGTTGAGTTGG
Encoded here:
- the OOSP2 gene encoding oocyte-secreted protein 2 isoform X2, whose translation is MKVSMALEALMLLAVLIWPGAENLHVKINCSLDWLMVSVVPLEESRNLYIFADELHLGMGCPANRIQTYVYEFIYLVHDCGIRTRVISEETLLFQTELYFIPRNIHHDPEEISLECSASRKSVWLTPVSTENDLKLDPSPFTADFQATPEELGLLSSIKLLSAKGEMET